In Acetomicrobium sp. S15 = DSM 107314, the sequence GGAGAGGTACTCCGAGGCCGACATCGAAAGCGAGGCGGCTATGCCCGTTATTAGTCCAGCCAGACCTACTACATTGCTCTTGGCCAGTGCAAACGTTAAACCAGCGAGCGTACCGCTGAGTTCAACGAGTGCGTCGTTCAGGCCGAGGACCATCGACGATATGTAGCGGAGACGTTCCTCGTCGATGATCGAAAGCAACTCCCTTTCGTGCTCTTCTTCTTCCTTTTGTATCTCCTTGGCTTCGGGGATGAACTTAGCTAGCCTTTCATAAGCCGACTCGGCCTTCCTCTCTCCCTGTTCCATCAGGTTGGTGGCGAACGTTATGCCGAAGACGGTGGCGGCGAGGAGATAAAGGAAGACCTTTGCTCTGTCGGGCGACACATCCTGTTCAGTATAAAGACTCCATCGTTGGGCATGGCGCCTTTCGTCCTCGGCGATCCTTTGCAATACATCGGCATTTCTGCCCTTCGTCCGCCGCGCCAAGGCGGAGTAGACGTGATACTCTGTGATCTCATTCCGTTGCAGCGCGAGGATTTCTTCTTTCACTGTCGTGTAATCCTGCAAGTTAACGTCACCGCCATTCCTTCGCGAGACATTTTGCTTTTGTTTTTATATGTTAACATAATTTTTAGCAGCACATAAGAGGCAAAGCAACGCATGGTCTTTGTGAGGAATCCGTGGCCATATGGCATAACGACTTGTGTTAAAAAAGAGGGAGGGAGACGAATGCGCGCCGAAAGCATGGAGCTCAAAGGTTCTCTGGCATATGCCATCCACGCCGAGATCCAGGCCGAGGAGTTTTACAGAAATTGGGCAAATTCTGTTTCTCCTGTCACTACCGAGGAGGCTTTGCTCAAAACCGAGCTTGAGAAGTTGGCTGAGTGGGAAGAGGGCCATGCTAACCAGCTCAAAGAGCTGTACGAGAGGTCCTTTGGGCAGAAGTTCGTGCCTGATCCTGAAGTGGTCGTCGATCCAGCACTAAAGGTACGGGCGGATTGGTTTGGGGGCGGCGAAAAAAATCTCGTAGCTTTATCGGTCGCCTACGTTTCGGAGACGTCAGCCGCAGCTTTTTATGATAGGTTGGCGGAGCGCGTCGACGGCAAGTTGGTCGAGTTGTTTGAAGGCTTAGCCGATATGGAACGCGATCACGCAAAAACGATCCTTAAGCGCTACAGCGAGCTCAGGGAGATGATCGAGAGGGAAAGCATCTCCAGGATGTTGGGCGAAGGATAACAGAAAAATTGTCTTGTTAAGTGTTATTCGTTCGCCCTCAAATAAAATGGTTCTTGTAACAGGGCGAATGCGTTTTCGGCAGGCTTTTGGGCGGGACCGCTCCCATCTTGTGAAGCAGGTTCTGTGTCTATATAATGTTTTTCGAAGAGAAGGCGGATTGACAGTTCGACATCATGTTTAAAGGGAGTGAGGTCGGGTGAAGAGGGCTATTTGTATGATGATGGGCATCATGCTTATAGGAGTAATGATGTTGGTCGGCGTGGCAGAGGCTGAGAGCTTCAAGATGAAGCTGGCCAACGCGGGGCCTGCGGAGTCGTCGGACAGGACGGTCATAGCCGTCGATGTATTCAAAAATTATGTCGAAACGAAATCCCAGGGCAGGATAAAGATCGATGCCTTTCACGCCTCGCAGCTCGGCAGCGAGAAGGAAATCTTGGAAGGACTGAAGATGGGGACGATAGAGCTCGGAACGATCACCACTGGTCCGATTCCGACGCTTTTCAAACCTATCATGGTTTTCGACATCCCTTATCTCTTCCCCAGCGAGTATGTGGCTTGGCAAGTTTTGGACGGGCCCTTCGGGGATGAACTGATGGAAGCCATGAGGGTCCAAACGGGTGTGCGAAGCCTGGCGGTGAGCGAGAACGGCTATCGTCACTTCTTCACCGGGAAGAAGGCCATCCATTCCCCCGATGACATGAAGGGGTTGAAGCTGCGCACTATGGAAAACCCCGCCCACATGAAGCTCGTCGAAGCCTTGGGGGCGTCCCCGACTCCCATAGCCTTTGGGGAGCTGTATATGGCCCTCCAGCAAGGGGTCGTCGACGGGGCGGAGTGTCCTATCACGCTCATAAATAACATGAAGTTCTATGAGGTGCAGAAGCACGTAGTGCTCGACGGCCACCTCTATAATCCGTTGATCCTTTTCATAAATGACGGCCTGTGGAAAAAGCTCTCTCCAGAGCTCAGGCAGATCATGTATGAGGGAGCGCAGTTCTACAATATCACCCAGCGAGCTCTGACGCAGAGGCAGATTCAGACGGGGCTTGAGAATTTGAAGGCCAACGGTATGGAGGTTTATGTCCCCACACCTGAAGAAATGCGAGCCTTCAGGGATCTTTCGCAATCCGCAGTGCTTCCCTATGTTAAGGAGCAAGCGGGAGAGGAGTGGGTGGAAAAGATCATGAAGGCCGTCGAGGAAGCTGAAGAAAACCTTGCTTCGAGGGTGAAGTAGGTTTTGGACAGGCTCCTCCGTTCTTTGGACAGGTTTGCGACCATCTGCGTGATCTCGCTCATGGGGATCATGAGCGTCATCACCTTTGTGGCGGTGTTTTTTCGTTTTGTGATACACTCTCCGCTCACTTGGACGGAAGAAGTGGCGCGCTATATGATGGTGTGGGTGACGTTCATGGGAGCGGGGTTAGCCATGGGGAGGGGGAGGCATATAGGAGTGACCATGGTCCTTGACCTCCTCCCGCGGCGCCTGCGCATTATAGCGGATACCTTGGCCAGATATATCATGGCGGCTTTCTTCTGTGCCATGATATATTACGGCGCAAAATTTACGTTGAGCCTGAGGATGCAGATATCGCCAGCCATCGGCCTCCCCATGATATTTCCTTATATAGCGGTGCCGATAGGGTGCTTTTATATGCTCCTCCAGGTCTTGCTGCTCGGGCGCGGGAGGAATGACGGGGAAGCCTCCCGCGCGGCCGACTTGAACACGGAGTGTGAAGATCAATGACGTGGGTCATTCTAATCTCCTTCGTCGTGACGCTCGTATTTGGCGTACCGCTTGCCGTCGTCTTGGGCGCCACGGGGTTTACAACGCTCATCTTCATGGGCATTCCCTTAGAGGTGGTGGCGCAGCGCATGTTTACGGGGATAGACTCATTTCCTCTCATGGCGGTGCCGTTTTTCATATTGGCCGGCGACCTCATGAATAGAGGGGGCACTACGATCCGATTGATCAATTTCGCCAACAGCCTTGTGGGCCATATCAGGGGCGGGTTGGGCCACGCCAACGTGGTGGCCAACATGTTCATGGCTGGCATAAGCGGCTCATCCGTGGCGGATGCGTCGGCCATAGGTTCCATAATGATACCC encodes:
- a CDS encoding VIT1/CCC1 transporter family protein — its product is MKEEILALQRNEITEYHVYSALARRTKGRNADVLQRIAEDERRHAQRWSLYTEQDVSPDRAKVFLYLLAATVFGITFATNLMEQGERKAESAYERLAKFIPEAKEIQKEEEEHERELLSIIDEERLRYISSMVLGLNDALVELSGTLAGLTFALAKSNVVGLAGLITGIAASLSMSASEYLSKKSDPSAQHPLKAALYTGIAYVFTVCFLIMPYFLLDNPYMALVWCLGNGALVILIFTFFVSVVREKAFKPAFLEMIGIAFGVAGVSFLIGLLAKKLLNVDI
- a CDS encoding ferritin family protein produces the protein MRAESMELKGSLAYAIHAEIQAEEFYRNWANSVSPVTTEEALLKTELEKLAEWEEGHANQLKELYERSFGQKFVPDPEVVVDPALKVRADWFGGGEKNLVALSVAYVSETSAAAFYDRLAERVDGKLVELFEGLADMERDHAKTILKRYSELREMIERESISRMLGEG
- a CDS encoding TRAP transporter substrate-binding protein is translated as MKRAICMMMGIMLIGVMMLVGVAEAESFKMKLANAGPAESSDRTVIAVDVFKNYVETKSQGRIKIDAFHASQLGSEKEILEGLKMGTIELGTITTGPIPTLFKPIMVFDIPYLFPSEYVAWQVLDGPFGDELMEAMRVQTGVRSLAVSENGYRHFFTGKKAIHSPDDMKGLKLRTMENPAHMKLVEALGASPTPIAFGELYMALQQGVVDGAECPITLINNMKFYEVQKHVVLDGHLYNPLILFINDGLWKKLSPELRQIMYEGAQFYNITQRALTQRQIQTGLENLKANGMEVYVPTPEEMRAFRDLSQSAVLPYVKEQAGEEWVEKIMKAVEEAEENLASRVK
- a CDS encoding TRAP transporter small permease, with translation MDRLLRSLDRFATICVISLMGIMSVITFVAVFFRFVIHSPLTWTEEVARYMMVWVTFMGAGLAMGRGRHIGVTMVLDLLPRRLRIIADTLARYIMAAFFCAMIYYGAKFTLSLRMQISPAIGLPMIFPYIAVPIGCFYMLLQVLLLGRGRNDGEASRAADLNTECEDQ